A part of Anaerotignum faecicola genomic DNA contains:
- a CDS encoding dipeptidase, translating to MIFDGHSDIFSDVRYKREAGETQVLKNHHLDRLRKGGIGGACFVIWADTYNGHAPKDEMEAIVKGIKGEMAETKEFVLIHNVEELKAAEAAGKFAILLGIEGLAGIGEDLSKIDELYDLGARHAMLTWNEENALATGVKGDPNRGVTELGKQAIKKLQEKKMILDVSHINEKSFWDVIDLATGPILASHSNAKALASAARNLTDDQLRAIRDTNGLVGLNAFGDFISDNKAEQDVDHLVNHATYIADKIGVEHLGFGFDFFEFLDSDSMKSYSDQDDSRLKGMKDCSEVPVLIEKLRKAGFTEKDLEMISGGNWTNLIQRVLG from the coding sequence ATGATTTTTGATGGACATAGTGACATTTTCAGCGATGTAAGATATAAAAGAGAAGCAGGCGAAACACAGGTATTGAAGAATCATCATCTGGACAGACTGCGTAAGGGCGGCATCGGCGGTGCATGCTTCGTTATCTGGGCAGATACCTACAATGGTCACGCACCTAAGGATGAAATGGAAGCTATCGTTAAGGGCATCAAGGGAGAAATGGCTGAAACAAAGGAATTTGTTTTGATTCATAATGTGGAGGAGCTGAAGGCGGCAGAGGCAGCAGGCAAATTTGCAATCCTGCTGGGGATCGAGGGTCTGGCAGGCATCGGCGAGGATTTGAGCAAGATCGATGAGCTGTATGACTTGGGTGCGCGTCATGCAATGCTGACATGGAATGAAGAAAATGCATTGGCAACCGGTGTAAAGGGTGACCCCAACAGGGGTGTAACCGAGCTGGGCAAGCAGGCAATTAAGAAGCTGCAGGAAAAGAAGATGATTCTGGACGTTTCTCATATCAATGAAAAATCCTTCTGGGATGTTATCGATCTGGCAACAGGCCCTATTCTGGCATCTCATTCCAATGCGAAGGCGCTGGCAAGCGCAGCAAGAAACCTGACAGATGATCAGCTGAGAGCAATCAGAGATACCAATGGTCTGGTTGGGCTGAATGCCTTCGGTGATTTTATCAGCGACAACAAGGCAGAGCAGGATGTTGACCATCTGGTAAACCATGCTACCTATATCGCAGATAAGATTGGTGTAGAACATCTGGGCTTCGGCTTTGACTTCTTTGAATTCTTGGATTCCGATTCCATGAAGAGCTACAGCGATCAGGATGACTCCCGTCTGAAGGGCATGAAGGACTGCTCCGAGGTTCCTGTTCTGATTGAAAAGCTGAGAAAAGCGGGCTTCACAGAAAAGGATCTGGAAATGATTAGCGGCGGCAACTGGACAAACCTGATTCAGAGAGTTTTGGGCTAA
- a CDS encoding dipeptidase, producing the protein MIFDGHSDIFTDVTVRRLKGETQVLKNHHLPRLRKGNIEGGCFVLWIDPPYDADPAKRLGELMHCIKDEMAECEEAVVVKNLKEIEEARKAGKFYILPGLEGLSGIGTDLDKIDELYDFGCRHAMLSWNEQNDLSTGTKGDPNRGLTELGKKAVRKLHDKHMLVDVSHTNERTFWDMAKVGGGPLMASHSNARALADVVRNLTDCQLLEIRDTNGIVGLNSFNMLVDKDVKEQTVDGLIRHADYIANKIGVEHLAFGFDFCEFLDDEAAGSFCDQENTFTVGLEDCTHVPAMVEKMKKAGFSDKELEMICRGNWMNLIQRVIG; encoded by the coding sequence ATGATTTTTGACGGACACAGTGATATTTTTACAGACGTAACGGTTCGCAGATTGAAGGGCGAAACGCAGGTTCTGAAAAATCACCATCTGCCTCGTTTAAGAAAGGGCAACATCGAAGGCGGCTGCTTTGTTCTGTGGATTGATCCTCCCTATGATGCAGATCCTGCAAAGAGACTGGGAGAGCTGATGCACTGCATTAAGGACGAAATGGCTGAGTGTGAAGAAGCGGTTGTTGTAAAGAACCTGAAGGAAATCGAAGAAGCAAGAAAAGCAGGCAAGTTTTATATTCTGCCCGGACTGGAAGGGCTTTCCGGCATCGGTACGGATCTGGATAAGATTGACGAGCTGTATGATTTCGGCTGCCGTCATGCAATGCTTTCCTGGAACGAACAGAACGATTTGTCTACAGGGACGAAGGGCGACCCCAACAGAGGGCTGACCGAGCTGGGCAAAAAGGCTGTCAGAAAGCTGCATGATAAGCACATGCTGGTAGATGTTTCCCATACAAATGAACGTACCTTCTGGGACATGGCAAAGGTGGGCGGCGGCCCCTTGATGGCATCCCATTCCAATGCAAGAGCGTTGGCAGATGTAGTCAGAAATCTGACAGACTGCCAGCTTCTGGAAATCAGAGATACAAACGGGATTGTTGGGCTGAACTCCTTCAATATGCTGGTTGACAAGGATGTGAAGGAACAGACCGTAGATGGTTTGATTCGCCATGCAGACTACATTGCAAATAAAATCGGTGTAGAGCATCTGGCATTTGGCTTTGACTTCTGTGAATTTCTGGATGACGAAGCTGCCGGCTCCTTCTGTGATCAGGAAAATACCTTTACAGTAGGTCTGGAGGACTGCACACACGTTCCTGCTATGGTAGAAAAAATGAAGAAAGCAGGCTTCAGCGACAAGGAATTGGAAATGATTTGTCGTGGTAACTGGATGAATTTGATTCAGAGAGTCATTGGCTGA
- a CDS encoding DUF819 family protein produces MGADGYYLRWAAFSIYAEQTWKWASKVSGAIVALIGALVLTNLGIIPTNCVWFDDIVWGYVVPMAIPMLLLSCDIRKIGREAGKILIIFMIGAIGTSVGAILGFKVLGNHVKDLAGVAAMMTGSYIGGTVNFAAMASAFQVPGDTTSAAVVADNLLMTLYFFVLIMIPTLKFFKTKFTHPHIDEINARGVDEAAKTQAAAFWAKKPISLCDIAINFAISVIVVWVSTEIAGFISAAFPSGNGIITDLIGGLFGNKYLILTTITMIIATIFSKPLEGLSGSQELGTYLIYLFFFAIGAPASIKAIFLNAPLLLVFCAIMVIVNMLFCFVFGKLLKFDLEDCILASNACIGGPTTAAAMAISQGWIKLVGPIMLVGTLGYVVGTYFGTIVGNFLGA; encoded by the coding sequence ATGGGCGCTGATGGCTATTACCTGCGGTGGGCTGCATTCTCTATCTATGCAGAACAGACATGGAAATGGGCATCTAAAGTATCCGGTGCGATCGTTGCTTTGATTGGCGCACTGGTTTTGACAAACCTGGGTATCATCCCTACAAACTGCGTTTGGTTCGACGATATCGTATGGGGCTATGTTGTTCCTATGGCAATCCCCATGCTGCTGTTGAGCTGCGACATTCGTAAGATTGGTAGAGAAGCAGGTAAGATTCTGATTATCTTTATGATTGGTGCAATCGGTACATCCGTTGGTGCAATCTTGGGCTTCAAGGTGCTGGGCAACCATGTAAAGGATCTGGCAGGCGTAGCTGCTATGATGACAGGCTCCTACATCGGCGGTACTGTAAACTTCGCTGCAATGGCAAGTGCATTTCAGGTACCCGGCGACACAACATCCGCAGCGGTTGTAGCGGATAACCTGCTGATGACTCTGTACTTCTTTGTACTGATCATGATTCCTACACTGAAGTTCTTTAAGACAAAATTCACACATCCTCATATTGATGAAATCAATGCAAGAGGTGTGGATGAGGCTGCAAAAACACAGGCGGCTGCATTCTGGGCAAAGAAACCCATCTCTCTGTGTGACATTGCAATCAACTTTGCAATCAGCGTAATCGTTGTTTGGGTTTCCACAGAAATCGCAGGTTTCATTTCCGCAGCGTTCCCTTCCGGCAACGGCATAATCACAGACCTGATTGGCGGTCTGTTCGGCAACAAGTATCTGATTCTGACAACCATTACAATGATTATCGCGACAATTTTCTCCAAACCACTGGAGGGTCTGTCCGGTTCTCAGGAATTGGGTACATACCTGATTTACCTGTTCTTCTTTGCAATCGGCGCACCTGCATCCATCAAGGCTATCTTCCTGAATGCACCTCTGCTGCTGGTATTCTGTGCAATCATGGTAATCGTAAACATGCTGTTCTGCTTCGTATTCGGCAAGCTGCTGAAATTTGACCTGGAGGACTGCATTCTGGCATCCAACGCCTGCATCGGCGGCCCCACAACAGCGGCGGCTATGGCAATCTCTCAGGGCTGGATCAAGCTGGTAGGTCCTATCATGTTGGTAGGTACTCTGGGCTACGTTGTAGGTACATACTTCGGTACTATCGTAGGTAACTTCTTGGGCGCATAA
- the pyk gene encoding pyruvate kinase — MRKTKIVCTLGPATNDVEIMKQLIQNGMDAARINFSHGTYETHAETIAKLKQAREELNAPIPLILDTKGPEIRVKTFKEDKVRLEEDATFTLTTREVEGDVNIVSVTYADLPKDVHRGSRILIDDGLIELKVEDITETDVVCKVINGGVVKSRKGVNLPGVEVNLPSLMEKDIEDLKFGVENGFDIVAASFIRSAEDVLKIRRVLEENGGGQMHIISKIENQQGVENIDKILEASDGIMVARGDLGVEIPPEEVPLVQKILIAKANRIGKPVITATQMLESMVHSPRPTRAEANDVANAIFDGSDAIMLSGETAAGAYPLEAVATMARIALKAESAVDYAAKLANTTEPARVNITNAISMAACATAAELKTAAITTVTKSGFTARMISRYRPACPLIASTSDETVWRQMNLIWGCKPMLYTGELPRGGVFDTALEIAVKSGLLKNGDTVVSALGMPLGFSGATNTLRVDIVGDVLCKGKGVGTKRATGTARVITARDGVERTFHQGDILVTTATDSSFMPYIRKAAAIVVGPLDQNVNSHAEVAGMALDIPVIVCNAKVVDFIPAHSLITVDAEKGFVYKGIPKEE, encoded by the coding sequence ATGCGAAAAACGAAAATTGTCTGCACATTGGGGCCTGCAACAAATGATGTGGAAATTATGAAGCAGCTGATTCAGAACGGTATGGATGCCGCGAGAATCAATTTTTCCCACGGGACATACGAAACCCATGCGGAAACGATTGCGAAGCTGAAACAGGCGAGAGAGGAGCTGAACGCCCCCATCCCCCTGATTCTGGATACAAAGGGGCCCGAAATCCGCGTGAAAACCTTCAAGGAGGATAAGGTGAGACTGGAGGAGGATGCAACCTTTACCCTGACCACCAGAGAGGTGGAGGGGGATGTGAATATTGTTTCGGTGACCTATGCAGACCTGCCGAAGGATGTACACAGAGGCTCCAGAATTCTGATTGATGACGGGCTGATTGAATTGAAGGTAGAGGATATTACGGAAACGGATGTTGTCTGCAAGGTTATCAACGGCGGTGTTGTGAAATCCCGCAAGGGCGTAAACCTGCCGGGGGTGGAGGTGAACCTGCCTTCCCTGATGGAAAAGGATATTGAGGATTTGAAATTCGGCGTGGAGAACGGCTTTGATATTGTGGCGGCATCGTTTATCCGCTCAGCGGAGGATGTGCTGAAAATCCGCAGAGTGCTTGAGGAAAACGGCGGCGGACAGATGCATATTATCTCCAAGATTGAAAATCAGCAGGGCGTGGAAAATATTGATAAAATTCTGGAGGCTTCGGACGGGATTATGGTTGCCAGAGGGGATCTGGGCGTAGAAATTCCGCCGGAGGAGGTACCTTTGGTGCAGAAAATCCTGATTGCGAAGGCGAACCGTATCGGCAAGCCTGTGATCACTGCCACGCAGATGCTGGAGAGCATGGTACACAGCCCTCGCCCGACCAGAGCAGAGGCAAATGACGTTGCAAATGCGATTTTTGACGGCAGTGATGCCATTATGCTTTCGGGCGAAACGGCAGCAGGGGCATATCCTCTGGAGGCGGTTGCAACGATGGCGAGAATCGCACTGAAGGCGGAAAGTGCTGTGGATTATGCGGCAAAGCTTGCGAATACGACAGAGCCGGCGAGAGTGAATATTACAAATGCGATCAGCATGGCGGCTTGCGCAACAGCGGCAGAACTGAAAACGGCGGCAATCACAACGGTAACAAAATCCGGCTTTACGGCAAGAATGATTTCCCGTTATCGCCCTGCCTGCCCGCTCATTGCAAGCACATCGGACGAAACGGTATGGCGGCAGATGAACCTCATCTGGGGCTGTAAGCCGATGCTTTATACAGGAGAGCTGCCCCGCGGCGGTGTATTTGATACAGCTTTGGAAATCGCAGTGAAAAGCGGCTTGCTGAAAAACGGCGATACGGTTGTTTCCGCATTGGGGATGCCCCTTGGCTTTAGCGGCGCAACAAACACTCTGCGTGTGGATATCGTGGGGGATGTGCTTTGCAAGGGCAAGGGCGTTGGCACGAAAAGGGCGACAGGCACAGCCAGAGTCATTACCGCAAGGGACGGCGTGGAGCGCACCTTCCATCAGGGGGACATTCTGGTGACAACGGCAACGGACAGCAGCTTTATGCCCTATATCCGTAAGGCGGCGGCAATCGTGGTCGGGCCTCTGGATCAGAATGTAAACAGCCATGCGGAGGTTGCAGGGATGGCACTGGATATTCCTGTGATTGTCTGCAATGCGAAGGTGGTTGACTTTATTCCTGCCCATTCGCTGATTACGGTAGATGCGGAAAAGGGATTTGTTTACAAAGGGATTCCGAAGGAAGAATAA
- a CDS encoding ATP-dependent 6-phosphofructokinase, which translates to MVERKNEKKIRKIGVLTSGGDAPGMNAAIRAVVRTAKYYDVDVVGIRKGYAGLIGGEIKEMHSRDVSNVLNLGGTILHTARCPEMMTDEGLDKAAAIYKILGLDALVVIGGDGSYRGLAELVKRGVNGVGIPATIDLDMKGTEYTIGFDTAVNTGMDALNKLRDTSNSHERCSVVEVMGRDAGYIAVWCGMCGGAEEVMFPEEKENINSDRVIQQILENRSIGKRHNLVVVAEGVGGTQKLAQDIQEITGIQTRATILGHLQRGGSPTATDRMHASMMGYHAVKAILEGRENIAVAYNRGRYEILDLLESLQMDKELDPEIYDVIKILSI; encoded by the coding sequence ATGGTAGAACGGAAGAATGAAAAGAAAATCAGAAAAATCGGCGTACTGACTAGCGGCGGCGATGCGCCTGGCATGAACGCGGCAATTCGTGCAGTTGTCAGAACGGCAAAATATTACGACGTGGATGTTGTAGGTATCCGCAAGGGCTATGCAGGGCTGATTGGCGGCGAAATTAAGGAAATGCACAGCAGAGATGTTTCCAATGTGCTGAACCTTGGTGGTACGATTCTGCATACGGCACGCTGCCCCGAAATGATGACGGACGAGGGTCTGGATAAGGCGGCGGCAATCTATAAGATTTTGGGACTGGATGCACTGGTTGTCATCGGTGGGGACGGCTCCTATCGCGGTCTGGCGGAATTGGTGAAAAGAGGGGTTAATGGCGTGGGGATTCCTGCGACGATTGACCTGGATATGAAGGGGACGGAATATACGATTGGCTTTGATACGGCGGTCAATACCGGTATGGATGCGCTGAATAAGCTGAGAGATACCTCCAACTCCCATGAAAGATGCTCCGTTGTAGAGGTGATGGGCAGAGATGCCGGCTACATTGCTGTATGGTGCGGTATGTGCGGCGGCGCTGAGGAGGTTATGTTTCCTGAGGAGAAGGAAAACATCAACAGCGACAGAGTGATTCAGCAGATTTTGGAGAATAGAAGTATCGGCAAACGCCATAATCTAGTAGTAGTGGCAGAGGGCGTTGGCGGTACGCAGAAGCTGGCGCAGGATATTCAGGAGATTACTGGGATTCAGACCAGAGCGACCATTCTGGGACATCTGCAAAGAGGCGGCAGCCCGACGGCGACCGACCGCATGCACGCATCTATGATGGGCTATCATGCGGTGAAGGCAATTCTGGAGGGCAGGGAAAACATTGCGGTTGCCTATAACAGAGGGCGCTACGAGATTCTGGATTTGCTGGAGTCCCTACAGATGGACAAGGAATTAGACCCCGAAATTTACGATGTAATCAAAATTCTTTCGATTTGA
- the mtrB gene encoding trp RNA-binding attenuation protein MtrB: MAEKIGADTSYICVKALEKGVNIIGVTRGEVTKIHHTEKLDQGEVLIAQFTENTSAMKIRGKAEVYTQFGMIRAGEVDIEKK; the protein is encoded by the coding sequence ATGGCTGAAAAAATCGGAGCAGATACATCCTATATTTGTGTGAAGGCACTGGAAAAGGGTGTGAATATCATTGGCGTGACCCGTGGCGAGGTGACAAAGATTCATCATACGGAAAAGCTGGATCAGGGCGAGGTTCTGATTGCGCAGTTTACGGAGAATACCTCTGCCATGAAAATCAGAGGGAAAGCAGAGGTTTATACGCAGTTCGGCATGATTCGGGCAGGCGAAGTCGATATTGAGAAAAAATAA